One genomic region from Ovis canadensis isolate MfBH-ARS-UI-01 breed Bighorn chromosome 24, ARS-UI_OviCan_v2, whole genome shotgun sequence encodes:
- the LOC138428723 gene encoding interleukin-32-like isoform X2, with translation MASARFQLVELFCENLPKKSEEEVCSDLIVMESVCSADMADAVDAQVNNSESCPLLRETQQELRRRVCEPSGSYSLPGPNQPFDSSTSRNWCDWILELFEEFLQRLQQFRKALDWLKQIAAACLQGLCRAAEAIWTVLKGFCSSLEQLFKSLIQV, from the exons ATGGCTTCTGCTAGG TTTCAACTTGTGGAATTGTTTTGTGAaaaccttccaaagaaatctgaaGAAGAG GTCTGCTCGGATCTTATTGTAATGGAG AGCGTATGCAGTGCAGATATGGCTGACGCCGTGGATGCTCAAGTTAACAACTCC GAATCCTGTCCCTTGCTTCGTGAAACACAGCAAGAGTTGCGTCGCAGAGTCTGTGAGCCCTCTGGCTCCTACAGTCTCCCAGGCCCGAACCAGCCCTTTGACTCCTCCACTTCAAGGAATTGGTGCGACTGGATACTTGAGCTATTTGAAGAGTTCCTGCAGCGACTGCAGCAGTTTCGGAAAGCCCTGGACTGGCTTAAGCAGATAGCGGCTGCCTGCCTACAGGGCTTGTGCAGAGCGGCTGAGGCCATCTGGACAGTGTTGAAGGGTTTTTGCTCCTCTCTGGAGCAGCTCTTCAAGAGCCTCATCCAGGTCTAG
- the LOC138428723 gene encoding interleukin-32-like isoform X1 — translation MASARDFDDFINSLKTKMFQLVELFCENLPKKSEEEVCSDLIVMESVCSADMADAVDAQVNNSESCPLLRETQQELRRRVCEPSGSYSLPGPNQPFDSSTSRNWCDWILELFEEFLQRLQQFRKALDWLKQIAAACLQGLCRAAEAIWTVLKGFCSSLEQLFKSLIQV, via the exons ATGGCTTCTGCTAGG GACTTTGATGATTTCATCAATTCCCTCAAAACCAAAATG TTTCAACTTGTGGAATTGTTTTGTGAaaaccttccaaagaaatctgaaGAAGAG GTCTGCTCGGATCTTATTGTAATGGAG AGCGTATGCAGTGCAGATATGGCTGACGCCGTGGATGCTCAAGTTAACAACTCC GAATCCTGTCCCTTGCTTCGTGAAACACAGCAAGAGTTGCGTCGCAGAGTCTGTGAGCCCTCTGGCTCCTACAGTCTCCCAGGCCCGAACCAGCCCTTTGACTCCTCCACTTCAAGGAATTGGTGCGACTGGATACTTGAGCTATTTGAAGAGTTCCTGCAGCGACTGCAGCAGTTTCGGAAAGCCCTGGACTGGCTTAAGCAGATAGCGGCTGCCTGCCTACAGGGCTTGTGCAGAGCGGCTGAGGCCATCTGGACAGTGTTGAAGGGTTTTTGCTCCTCTCTGGAGCAGCTCTTCAAGAGCCTCATCCAGGTCTAG